CAGGGGCTGCTGCCCGCCTCGGTGCCCTCCGGCGACGAGCCCTTCAACTACCTGGGCTACGAGCGGGTGCTCCGCCACGTCCAGCCGGACGGCGACGTGGACTTCTCGTCCATGGGGCGCGAGCGACAGGAGCTGGACCGGTTCGTCCGTTCGCTCGCCACCTTCTCGCCCCACAGCCGCCCGGAGGTGTTCGCGACTCCGGAGGACGCGCTCGCCTACTGGCTCAACGCGTACCACGCCCTCGTCCTCCAGCAGGTGGTGGACGGCTATCCCTACCTGGAGAGCGTGGAGCAGCCCTGGCTGGGGCGCTTCTTCTGGGGGCGCTCCTGGCCCGTGGGCGGCACGCGCATGACGCTGTGGTCGCTGCGCCACCGGGTGCTGGGCCGCGAGTTCGCCGACCCGCGCGTCCACCTCGCCCTCTTCGACGGCACGCGCGGCGGGCCACCGCTCGGTGGCTCCCACTTCCAGCCCGAGTTCCTGGACGCGCAGCTCAACGAGGCCAGCCGCCGCTTCGTCGGCGACAAGCGCAACGTGAGGCTGGACCGGGACACCGTCCACCTCGCGCGCCTGTTCGACACCTACCGCGAGGACTTCCTCGCCGCGCTCCCCGAGGGTCGCCGGAGCACCGTGCTCCAGTTCGTCTGGGCCTTCCTGCCGGACACCTGCGAGGAGCGCCCGGGCTGCGACACCCGCAGCGACCTGGACCGCGCCTGCGGGCCGAAGCTGGACAAGTGCAAGCTCGTCTTCGAGAAGGAAGACACCTCGCTGCCGGACGCCGCGGCGCGCCCGCCGCGCACCAGCGAGCGCTGACGCGCCGTCACGCCGGCAGCCGCTCGCGAGGACCCGCCGAGGACTTGTTCTCCTCACGCCGCGGCGGCGCCACCGGCCTGCCATCCCCGCGCCCGCGCAGCCACTTCTCCAGCCCCACCACCGGCACCACCACCACGCCCACCAGCACGGAGAGGCCGATGGCCTCCAGCGACAGCGGCGCGGTGCCGAACACCTCGCGCATGAAGGGCACGTACATGAAGGCGAGCTGGAGCAGCACCAGCATGCCGATGCCCATGAACACGGTGGGGTTGCTGAACAGGCCCACCTTGCGCAGCGAGCCGGTCAGGGTGCGGCACATCACCATGTAGAAAATCTGGAAGCTGATGACGGTGTTCACCGCCATCGTCTGCGCCTCGGCCAGGGCCCGCGCGTGGCCCACGTGCATCAGCTCGTGCGAATACTCCCACAGGAACAGGCCGATGCCACCGGCCGCCATGAGCAGCGCGACCAGGCCGGTGCGCATCACCACGAAGTGGCTGAGCACGGGCTCGTCCGGGTGGCGGGGCCCGCGGCGCATGATGTCCGATTCGCGCGCCTCGAAGGCCAGGGGCAGCGCCAGCGACACGGTGGCCACCAGGTTTATCCAGAGCAGCTGCGTGGGGAGCATCGCCATCAGCGGCTCGCGCCCGCCCCCGAAGTCCTGGATGGGGAAGAAGGCCACGCCGAACAGGAGGATGAGCGCCAGCCCCAGGTTGGTGGGCAGCACGAAGGCCAGCGACTTGATGAGGTTGTCGTAGACGCGCCGCCCCTCCTCCACCGCCGCCGCGATGGAGGCGAAGTTGTCGTCCGTCAGGACGACGTCCGCCGCCTCCTTCGACACCGCCGTGCCGGTGATGCCCATGGCCACGCCGATGTTGGCCTGCTTGAGCGCGGGCGCGTCGTTGACCCCGTCGCCCGTCATGGCCACCACGTGCCGGCGCGCCTGGAGCGCGCGCACCAGCCGCAGCTTGTGCTCGGGCGCCACGCGGGCGAAGACGTTCGTGCACTCGGCCACCTCGTTCAGCTCGGCGTCGTCCATCGCCTCCAGCCGCGCCCCCGGCAGCCCCTTCGTCCCGGGCGCGTGCAACCCCAGGCTCGCGCCAATCGCCTCGGCGGTGGCCAGGTGGTCCCCCGTCATCATCTTCACGACGATGCCCGCCTCGTGGCAGGCGCGCACCGCCGCGATGGCCTCCTCGCGCGGCGGGTCCAGCATCCCCTCCAGCCCCAGCAGCTCCAGCCCCGCCTCCACGTCCTCCAGCGCCACGGAGGCGTGCGTCCCGGAGAGCCTGCGCGAGGCCACCGCGAGCACCCGCATCCCCTGCCGCGCCAGGCGCTCCACCTCCGTGGCGACGACCTCGTGCGAGACACCCGGCCGCGCCACGCACCGGCGCATGACGACCTCCGGCGCGCCCTTGAGGAGCAGCAGGCGCCCGCCCCGACCGTCGTCGTGCAGGGTCGCCATGAACTGGTTCTCCGACTCGAACGGGATGGCGTCCAGCCTGGGATGGACGCCGCGCTCCGCCTCCACGTGCAGGCCCGCCTTCTCCGCGGCCACCACCAGCGCGCCCTCGGTGGGGTCGCCCGTCATCTCCCAGGCCCCGTCCTCGCCGCGCAGCGAGGCGTCGTTGCACAGGGCCCCCGCCAGGAGCAGCTCCCGCGCGTCGTCGGGGAGGAGCACGGGGCCCACCAGCTGCTCGCCCCGACAGAGCGCACCCCGCGGCGCATAGCCCACCCCGGTGAGCGAATAGCGCGCCGAGGGCGTCCACAGCGCCTGCACCGTCATCTCGTTGCGCGTCAGGG
This region of Myxococcus stipitatus genomic DNA includes:
- a CDS encoding DUF547 domain-containing protein, producing the protein MLVYAAPPVDASAPLPSGRRRLLVPAVLFAAVSITVALGVLHVQGLLPASVPSGDEPFNYLGYERVLRHVQPDGDVDFSSMGRERQELDRFVRSLATFSPHSRPEVFATPEDALAYWLNAYHALVLQQVVDGYPYLESVEQPWLGRFFWGRSWPVGGTRMTLWSLRHRVLGREFADPRVHLALFDGTRGGPPLGGSHFQPEFLDAQLNEASRRFVGDKRNVRLDRDTVHLARLFDTYREDFLAALPEGRRSTVLQFVWAFLPDTCEERPGCDTRSDLDRACGPKLDKCKLVFEKEDTSLPDAAARPPRTSER
- a CDS encoding cation-translocating P-type ATPase translates to MAPSTPGSPSGTDGAPARGVAWHALPAGVALERLGSGEQGLTDEQARERLSRHGPNVLERQKREGPLTLLWRQVNSPFIWVLIVSSVLAVLMGKVTDGLVVAVVVVLNTLIGFAQEFRAGKAIEALSRMVPETATVVRGARKVVPAAELVPGDVVSLAAGDKVPADMRLLSSRNLQVEEAALTGESVPSAKQAAPVAEDAELGDRTSLVFGGTLVTSGAALAVVVATGGDTELGRINALLGEATDLQTPLTKALGVIAKVITVAILAVSLLLLGVGLWRGYPVSEAVVVAITLAVAAIPEGLPAIVTIALAIGVQRMAARRAVIRKLPAVETLGSTTVICSDKTGTLTRNEMTVQALWTPSARYSLTGVGYAPRGALCRGEQLVGPVLLPDDARELLLAGALCNDASLRGEDGAWEMTGDPTEGALVVAAEKAGLHVEAERGVHPRLDAIPFESENQFMATLHDDGRGGRLLLLKGAPEVVMRRCVARPGVSHEVVATEVERLARQGMRVLAVASRRLSGTHASVALEDVEAGLELLGLEGMLDPPREEAIAAVRACHEAGIVVKMMTGDHLATAEAIGASLGLHAPGTKGLPGARLEAMDDAELNEVAECTNVFARVAPEHKLRLVRALQARRHVVAMTGDGVNDAPALKQANIGVAMGITGTAVSKEAADVVLTDDNFASIAAAVEEGRRVYDNLIKSLAFVLPTNLGLALILLFGVAFFPIQDFGGGREPLMAMLPTQLLWINLVATVSLALPLAFEARESDIMRRGPRHPDEPVLSHFVVMRTGLVALLMAAGGIGLFLWEYSHELMHVGHARALAEAQTMAVNTVISFQIFYMVMCRTLTGSLRKVGLFSNPTVFMGIGMLVLLQLAFMYVPFMREVFGTAPLSLEAIGLSVLVGVVVVPVVGLEKWLRGRGDGRPVAPPRREENKSSAGPRERLPA